From a region of the Pseudomonadota bacterium genome:
- a CDS encoding glycosyltransferase gives PRGVSATRNTGLDAVRGDYVSFLDDDDVYLPDHLRLSVEALEAHAGDFISAAYIAAFVERDVAGALTVHSLYVYDGVYNGLVMNVWQPVLVQSVVGRAALLRDVRFDPSLPVAEDFEFLIRLGRRGEFGYLLRPTWMITVYDEQGSLSTSNKYAEALRRVYALHPLENAPSLQAQREAQLQRYDTLGGHKEPWLPPLGRLPQRIRLDTLDDLRRKV, from the coding sequence CCCCGGGGGGTCAGCGCCACCCGAAACACGGGGCTCGATGCCGTGCGTGGCGATTACGTCTCGTTTCTCGATGACGACGATGTGTATCTGCCCGACCATCTGCGGCTCTCGGTCGAAGCCCTCGAAGCGCACGCGGGCGACTTCATCAGCGCGGCCTACATCGCGGCCTTCGTCGAGCGTGACGTCGCAGGCGCCTTGACGGTGCACTCGCTCTACGTCTACGACGGGGTCTACAACGGGCTCGTGATGAACGTGTGGCAGCCGGTGCTGGTGCAGAGCGTCGTGGGCCGCGCCGCGCTGCTGCGCGACGTGCGCTTCGACCCCTCGCTGCCCGTCGCCGAAGACTTCGAGTTCCTCATCCGGCTCGGGCGACGTGGCGAGTTCGGGTACCTGCTGCGACCCACCTGGATGATCACGGTCTACGACGAGCAGGGAAGCCTGTCGACCAGCAACAAGTACGCAGAAGCGCTGCGCCGCGTCTACGCGCTCCATCCCCTCGAGAACGCCCCTTCGCTGCAGGCGCAGCGCGAAGCGCAGCTGCAGCGCTACGATACCCTCGGCGGCCACAAGGAGCCGTGGCTGCCCCCGCTTGGTCGCCTGCCGCAGCGCATTCGGCTCGACACACTCGATGATCTGAGGAGGAAGGTCTGA